Proteins from a genomic interval of Caulobacter rhizosphaerae:
- a CDS encoding Hsp33 family molecular chaperone — MTDIAAQTALGDAPDDLVSAFQIEGLPVRGRAVRLGAAVDEVLTRHDYPEPVANLLGEACALAALVGSSLKFEGRLIVQAQGDGPVRYVVVDYDTSGALRGYCRFDPEEVAAVSEGFARPGAKTLLGGGTFVMTVDQGPDMDRYQGITPIEGETLALCAEQYFAQSEQTPTRVRLAVGQADSGEGLKWRAGGILIQAIAGDESRGETQEAWTHVQALFETTGEDELIDPTVPTTTLLWRLFNEDGVRLLEEKPLRAFCRCSEDRIGAVLGSFTAEEVAEMVEPDGKIHVTCEYCSRVYALEPTAAG; from the coding sequence ATGACCGACATCGCCGCCCAAACCGCCCTCGGGGACGCTCCCGACGACCTCGTTTCCGCCTTCCAGATCGAAGGCCTGCCCGTGCGCGGCCGGGCCGTGCGCCTGGGCGCGGCGGTCGACGAGGTGCTGACCCGCCACGACTATCCCGAGCCTGTCGCCAACCTGCTGGGCGAGGCCTGCGCCCTGGCCGCCCTGGTCGGCTCGAGCCTGAAGTTCGAGGGCCGGCTGATCGTCCAGGCGCAAGGGGACGGTCCGGTGCGCTATGTCGTGGTCGACTATGACACCAGCGGCGCCCTGCGCGGCTACTGCCGGTTCGACCCGGAAGAGGTGGCGGCGGTCTCGGAAGGCTTCGCCCGGCCGGGCGCCAAGACCCTGCTGGGCGGCGGCACCTTCGTGATGACCGTCGACCAGGGTCCGGACATGGACCGTTACCAAGGCATCACCCCGATCGAGGGCGAGACCCTGGCCCTGTGCGCCGAGCAGTACTTCGCCCAGTCCGAGCAGACCCCGACCCGGGTGCGTCTGGCCGTCGGCCAGGCCGACAGCGGTGAGGGCCTGAAGTGGCGGGCCGGCGGCATCCTGATCCAGGCCATCGCCGGCGACGAGAGCCGGGGCGAGACCCAGGAAGCCTGGACCCACGTCCAGGCCCTGTTCGAGACCACCGGCGAGGACGAACTGATCGACCCCACCGTGCCGACCACCACCCTGCTGTGGCGGCTGTTCAACGAGGACGGCGTGCGCCTGCTGGAGGAGAAGCCGCTGCGCGCCTTCTGCCGCTGCTCGGAGGACCGCATCGGCGCGGTGCTGGGCTCGTTCACCGCCGAGGAGGTGGCCGAGATGGTCGAGCCCGACGGCAAGATCCACGTGACCTGCGAATACTGCTCGCGGGTCTACGCGCTGGAGCCGACGGCGGCGGGCTAA
- the argF gene encoding ornithine carbamoyltransferase has protein sequence MTEPRHFIDLWKLDGPTLRLMLEDAKARKAARAGWSKGRVDADAPAADRVLAMIFQKNSTRTRFSFDAAIRQLGGSGIISTSNDMQLGRGETIEDTAKVLSRMVDAVMIRANSHADVERFAQVSTVPVINGLTDKSHPCQIMADLLTIEEHRGDVGGKTIAWVGDGNNVCSSFIHAAPLLGFKLNIACPAVYHPDLVDLARAQERQGQIVMTDDPREAVRGADVVVADTWVSMGDTDHDERLAALEPYQVDDALMDLSAPDGVFLHCLPAHRGEEVTDSVLDGPRSLAWDEAENRIHAQKSVLAWCFGAIG, from the coding sequence ATGACCGAACCCAGGCACTTCATCGACCTGTGGAAGCTGGACGGCCCGACGTTGCGGCTGATGCTGGAGGACGCCAAGGCCCGCAAGGCCGCCCGCGCCGGCTGGTCCAAGGGGCGCGTCGACGCCGACGCCCCGGCCGCCGACCGCGTGCTGGCGATGATCTTCCAGAAGAACTCGACCCGCACCCGGTTCTCGTTCGACGCGGCGATCCGGCAGCTGGGCGGCAGCGGCATCATCTCGACGTCCAACGACATGCAGCTGGGCCGCGGCGAGACCATCGAGGACACCGCCAAGGTGCTGTCGCGGATGGTCGACGCGGTGATGATCCGCGCCAACAGCCACGCCGACGTCGAGCGCTTCGCCCAGGTCTCGACCGTGCCGGTGATCAACGGCCTGACCGACAAGAGCCACCCGTGCCAGATCATGGCCGACCTCCTGACGATCGAGGAGCATCGCGGCGACGTCGGCGGCAAGACCATCGCCTGGGTCGGCGACGGCAACAATGTCTGCTCCAGCTTCATCCACGCCGCGCCGCTGCTGGGCTTCAAGCTGAACATCGCCTGCCCGGCGGTCTACCATCCCGACCTGGTCGACCTTGCCCGCGCCCAGGAGCGCCAGGGCCAGATCGTCATGACCGACGACCCGCGCGAGGCCGTGCGCGGCGCCGACGTGGTCGTGGCCGACACCTGGGTGTCGATGGGCGACACCGACCATGACGAGCGCCTGGCGGCCCTGGAGCCTTACCAGGTCGACGACGCCCTGATGGACCTGTCGGCCCCCGACGGCGTCTTCCTGCACTGCCTGCCGGCCCATCGCGGCGAGGAAGTCACCGACAGCGTGCTGGACGGCCCGCGCTCACTGGCCTGGGACGAGGCGGAGAACCGCATCCACGCCCAGAAGTCGGTACTGGCCTGGTGCTTCGGGGCGATCGGTTGA
- a CDS encoding DUF2164 domain-containing protein — translation MAKIEFNKQKRDALLDKLTRYLDRELDCEASPLQAGFLLDFISEQMGPYYYNQGVQDAQQLFRDKLEDAVYEIEKPFVD, via the coding sequence ATGGCCAAGATCGAGTTCAACAAGCAGAAGCGCGACGCCTTGCTCGACAAGCTGACGCGCTACCTGGACCGCGAGCTCGACTGCGAGGCCAGTCCGCTGCAGGCCGGGTTCCTGCTGGATTTCATCTCCGAGCAGATGGGGCCGTACTACTACAATCAGGGTGTCCAGGACGCCCAGCAGCTGTTCCGCGACAAGCTGGAAGACGCGGTCTACGAGATCGAGAAGCCGTTCGTGGATTAG
- a CDS encoding ABC transporter permease, which produces MKDVTASVIPPQPRDYHGWNWSGFFTLYQREIRRFWKVGTQTVAAPVVTTLLYMLVFVVAVGGSRPAVGGVTFGHFVAPGLIMMAILNNAFANSSSSLIQAKMMGLTPDFLTPPLSPLEQVAAFGLGAATRGIVVGTVTALVIGVLPGAGLQVSHLWAILYFAVGASVILGLAGVLAGLWAEKFDQLAAVTNFVIMPMTFLSGTFYLVDRLPEPFRSASHFNPFFYLIDGFRYGFIGHADGSVAIGAVVTAALSVGLFLWCWWLFRTGYRLKS; this is translated from the coding sequence ATGAAAGACGTGACGGCCTCCGTCATCCCCCCGCAGCCGCGCGACTATCACGGCTGGAACTGGAGCGGGTTCTTCACCCTCTACCAGCGCGAGATCCGCCGCTTCTGGAAGGTGGGCACCCAGACGGTCGCCGCCCCGGTGGTGACGACCCTGCTCTACATGCTGGTGTTCGTGGTGGCGGTGGGCGGCAGCCGGCCGGCGGTCGGGGGCGTGACCTTCGGCCATTTCGTGGCCCCGGGCCTGATCATGATGGCCATCCTCAACAACGCCTTCGCCAATTCATCCTCGTCGCTGATCCAGGCCAAGATGATGGGCCTGACGCCGGACTTCCTGACGCCGCCGCTGTCACCGCTGGAGCAGGTGGCGGCGTTCGGCCTGGGCGCGGCGACGCGCGGCATCGTCGTGGGGACGGTCACCGCCCTGGTGATCGGCGTGCTGCCCGGCGCGGGCCTGCAGGTCAGCCACCTGTGGGCGATCCTCTATTTCGCGGTCGGCGCCTCGGTCATCCTGGGCCTGGCCGGCGTGCTGGCCGGCCTGTGGGCCGAGAAGTTCGACCAGCTGGCGGCGGTGACCAATTTCGTGATCATGCCGATGACCTTCCTGTCGGGCACCTTCTACCTGGTCGACCGCCTGCCCGAGCCGTTCCGCTCGGCCAGCCACTTCAATCCGTTCTTCTACCTGATCGACGGCTTCCGCTACGGCTTCATCGGCCACGCCGACGGCTCGGTGGCGATCGGGGCGGTGGTGACCGCGGCCCTGTCGGTGGGGCTGTTCCTCTGGTGCTGGTGGCTTTTCCGGACCGGATACCGGCTGAAGAGCTAG
- a CDS encoding TetR/AcrR family transcriptional regulator: protein MVARPPALPLSAAFASARAPGSHDDTRQRLVMAAGQLIADGGISAASARAIAASAGTAPSAINYNFGNIERLLLTVFEQGVEETRAWLQDCSHTLAALPASPDGLAWALFHLLGAWAGDGRRLALIYQETVAADPGHGPAAAWTRLWRDFWIDAAARCGLPAVDGRVLHAFFEHEALYNLSAWSPALESAGLAEMVDHLATIWLGARPRPSREAMVQAERLAGTRPHGSVPPAAMRIAKAAAKVVEDKGLAGLTHRAVAARAGVTTGSVTHHFRSIEDLVAGAIRGQVQAMTEDAAARDDAGPSLDEARTAQALFAALRLHVTSDLPSPAVLRRRRLFLAAVRRKDLAAAGAVIRFSYGGTLRDSLGRVFGFSGPDLVLHASVLARLLAAIWFACAGDEDPAASRSALFERIEEQFRAHLGAA, encoded by the coding sequence ATGGTCGCCCGTCCGCCCGCCTTGCCCCTTTCCGCCGCCTTTGCGTCCGCGCGGGCCCCGGGGTCTCACGACGACACCCGTCAACGCCTCGTCATGGCGGCGGGACAGCTGATCGCCGATGGCGGAATCAGCGCCGCCTCGGCGCGCGCCATCGCCGCCAGCGCGGGCACGGCGCCCAGCGCGATCAACTACAACTTCGGCAATATAGAACGATTGTTACTGACGGTTTTCGAGCAAGGCGTCGAGGAGACTCGCGCCTGGTTGCAGGATTGCTCGCACACCCTCGCCGCCCTGCCCGCCTCGCCGGACGGCCTGGCCTGGGCCCTGTTCCACCTGCTCGGCGCCTGGGCCGGCGACGGCCGTCGCCTGGCCCTGATCTATCAGGAGACCGTCGCCGCCGATCCGGGCCATGGCCCGGCGGCCGCCTGGACCCGTCTGTGGCGGGACTTCTGGATCGACGCCGCCGCACGCTGCGGCCTCCCGGCGGTGGACGGCCGCGTCCTGCACGCCTTCTTCGAACACGAGGCGCTGTACAATCTCTCGGCCTGGTCGCCGGCGTTGGAGAGCGCCGGACTGGCCGAGATGGTCGATCACTTGGCGACGATCTGGCTGGGCGCCCGTCCCCGCCCGTCGCGCGAGGCGATGGTGCAGGCCGAGCGCCTGGCCGGGACGCGCCCCCACGGCTCGGTGCCGCCGGCCGCCATGCGCATCGCCAAGGCGGCCGCGAAGGTCGTCGAGGACAAGGGCCTGGCGGGCCTGACCCATCGCGCCGTGGCCGCTCGCGCCGGTGTCACCACCGGCTCGGTGACCCACCATTTCCGTTCGATCGAGGATCTCGTCGCCGGCGCCATCCGCGGCCAGGTGCAGGCGATGACCGAAGACGCCGCCGCCCGGGACGACGCCGGCCCGTCGCTCGACGAAGCCCGGACGGCGCAGGCTCTGTTCGCGGCGTTACGCCTGCACGTCACCTCTGACCTTCCATCGCCCGCCGTGCTCCGTCGCCGGCGCCTGTTCCTCGCCGCAGTCCGTCGAAAGGACCTTGCGGCGGCTGGGGCTGTGATCCGCTTCTCGTATGGCGGCACCTTGCGCGACAGCCTGGGCCGGGTCTTTGGCTTCTCCGGCCCGGACCTCGTGCTGCACGCCAGTGTGTTGGCTCGCCTGCTGGCGGCGATCTGGTTCGCCTGCGCCGGCGACGAAGACCCGGCCGCTTCGCGCTCGGCGCTGTTCGAGCGGATCGAGGAGCAGTTCCGCGCGCACCTGGGCGCCGCCTGA
- a CDS encoding tyrosine-protein phosphatase: MDRRLFLTGAGALALAPAARAATGLDAKAARTAPGTVRLGWTGARAVSVFVSADPGATKAAMRPLVAASGATADLAAPVSPRPYFLVTAADGRQTRVAERLLPLEGGRNFRDLGGWRAADGRQVKWGRIYRSGVMSGLTAPDMTYLSKLGITVICDLRSPGERTAEPNPFLKAGGPEVVATDYDMSGSMASLMKLSNREQAIQGFADAYVSFIDMLTPHYTDMFARLVANEGPLAFNCSAGKDRTGVASALILSVLGVPRETVIADYALTQVYTPPSYYMKQMSSGAGTSGVSARQAQAFAKMPPEVLQVIMGSDPEVMRRALASMDVKFGGPVGLAKARLGLTDRKIAQLRGAYLA, translated from the coding sequence ATGGATCGACGTCTTTTCCTCACGGGCGCCGGCGCCCTGGCGCTGGCGCCCGCCGCCCGCGCCGCGACTGGGCTGGACGCCAAGGCCGCCCGCACCGCGCCCGGGACCGTTCGCCTGGGCTGGACCGGCGCCCGGGCTGTTTCGGTCTTCGTCTCGGCGGATCCGGGCGCGACCAAGGCCGCCATGCGTCCGCTGGTTGCGGCATCGGGCGCGACGGCGGATCTGGCCGCGCCGGTTTCGCCCCGCCCGTACTTCCTGGTCACGGCGGCCGACGGTCGCCAGACCCGCGTCGCCGAGCGGCTGTTGCCGCTGGAGGGCGGCCGCAACTTCCGCGACCTGGGCGGCTGGCGCGCGGCCGATGGCCGCCAGGTGAAATGGGGCCGGATCTACCGCTCGGGCGTGATGAGCGGCCTGACGGCGCCCGACATGACTTACCTCTCGAAACTGGGGATCACGGTGATCTGCGACCTGCGCAGCCCGGGCGAGCGTACGGCCGAACCCAATCCGTTCCTGAAGGCCGGCGGCCCCGAGGTGGTGGCGACCGACTACGACATGAGCGGCTCCATGGCGTCGCTGATGAAGCTGTCCAATCGCGAACAGGCCATCCAGGGCTTCGCCGACGCCTATGTGTCGTTCATCGACATGCTGACCCCGCACTATACCGACATGTTCGCGCGCCTGGTCGCCAATGAGGGGCCGCTGGCCTTCAACTGCAGCGCGGGCAAGGACCGCACGGGCGTGGCCTCGGCGCTGATCCTGTCGGTGCTGGGCGTCCCGCGCGAGACGGTGATCGCCGACTATGCCCTGACCCAGGTCTACACCCCGCCATCGTACTACATGAAGCAGATGTCGAGCGGCGCGGGGACCAGCGGCGTGTCCGCCCGGCAGGCCCAGGCCTTCGCCAAGATGCCGCCGGAGGTTCTGCAGGTGATCATGGGCTCGGATCCGGAGGTCATGCGCCGCGCCCTGGCTTCGATGGACGTCAAGTTCGGGGGTCCGGTCGGCCTGGCCAAGGCCCGCCTTGGCCTGACCGACCGGAAGATCGCCCAGCTGCGCGGCGCCTATCTCGCCTGA
- a CDS encoding aspartate aminotransferase family protein produces MSTSTSSNPAQHHIMGVYNRAPLAFERGRGARLFSTTGEEYLDCVAGIATCGLGHAHPVLVDALKTQGEKLWHVSNIYTIPEQEVLADKLCAATFADVVFFTNSGTEAIECALKAARRYHVVNGQPERVDIIGFDGSFHGRSYAAVNASGNAGYLDGFGPRLPGYVQLPFGDWDALKAAIGPTTAGVIIEPVQGEGGARALTDAQLNELRQITRDAGVLLIFDEVQSGMGRTGKLFAHEWASDAAPDIMAVAKALGGGFPVGACLASTEGARGMTPGVHGSTYGGNPLAMAVGKAAFDAINTPEILDNVKTVAGFFTQQLEGLKDRFPDVIVDVRGKGLLIGVKLIPNNREFMVLARDQKLLIAGGGDNCVRLLPPLNLTVEEASEAIAKLEKACEAARAKAAA; encoded by the coding sequence TTGAGCACGTCGACGTCGTCTAACCCCGCGCAACACCACATCATGGGCGTCTATAACCGCGCCCCGCTGGCGTTCGAGCGAGGCCGAGGCGCGCGCCTGTTCTCGACCACCGGCGAGGAATACCTGGACTGCGTGGCCGGCATCGCCACCTGCGGCCTGGGCCACGCCCACCCGGTGCTGGTCGACGCGCTGAAGACCCAGGGCGAGAAGCTCTGGCACGTCTCCAACATCTACACGATCCCCGAGCAGGAAGTGCTGGCCGACAAGCTGTGCGCGGCCACCTTCGCCGACGTGGTGTTCTTCACCAATTCGGGCACCGAGGCGATCGAGTGCGCCCTGAAGGCCGCGCGCCGCTACCACGTGGTCAACGGCCAGCCCGAGCGGGTCGACATCATCGGTTTCGACGGCTCGTTCCACGGCCGCTCGTACGCGGCGGTCAACGCCTCGGGCAACGCCGGCTACCTGGACGGCTTCGGGCCGCGCCTGCCGGGCTATGTCCAGCTGCCGTTCGGCGACTGGGACGCCCTGAAGGCGGCCATCGGCCCGACCACGGCCGGGGTGATCATCGAGCCGGTGCAGGGCGAGGGCGGGGCGCGGGCCCTGACCGACGCCCAGCTCAACGAACTGCGCCAGATCACCCGCGACGCGGGCGTCCTGCTGATCTTCGACGAGGTCCAGAGCGGCATGGGCCGGACCGGCAAGCTGTTCGCCCACGAATGGGCCAGCGACGCCGCGCCGGACATCATGGCGGTGGCCAAGGCCCTGGGCGGCGGCTTCCCGGTCGGCGCCTGCCTGGCGTCCACCGAGGGCGCGCGCGGCATGACGCCGGGCGTCCACGGCTCGACCTACGGCGGCAACCCGCTGGCCATGGCCGTGGGCAAGGCGGCGTTCGACGCGATCAACACGCCGGAGATCCTGGACAACGTGAAGACCGTCGCCGGCTTCTTCACCCAGCAGTTGGAAGGCCTCAAGGACCGCTTCCCGGACGTCATCGTCGACGTCCGCGGCAAGGGCCTGCTGATCGGCGTCAAGCTGATCCCCAACAATCGCGAGTTCATGGTCCTGGCCCGCGACCAGAAGCTGCTGATCGCCGGCGGTGGCGACAACTGCGTGCGCCTGCTGCCGCCGCTGAACCTGACGGTCGAGGAAGCGTCCGAGGCCATCGCCAAGCTCGAAAAGGCCTGCGAGGCCGCCCGGGCCAAAGCCGCCGCCTAA
- a CDS encoding TonB-dependent receptor has product MKRNFEMAARRAGLLTGVAALALCGAARAADAPPPAAPAAAAAAEGAVGLEQVVVTAQKRKTDLQDTPIAISAMDSEALKARHVQSIEDLGDGAIPSLRVAPFFARKSALTIGMRGIGALGDANQPARDQAVGVYVNGVYLGRAQGLGSALYDVERIEVLKGPQGTLFGRNTEGGAVSIVTKAPTGVFGMNTTVGYGDYNAYKAETHLDLPAFHGVSVKIDALLSKRGGTTTNPTTSGQPDFNSYDKRGVNLEAAWKPSDHFNADYAFDVSYDGSTPYYVQLEKKGSLALAPLTPLQPDRAKRANVGVPLQMSEGDTRGHRLNLTWTLADDLELKSISSYRKLTQTQFDNGAVALSVFAPNGPFARYSVARVWQDQDSQELQLVGKTERLDYVAGVFYFREKVSDNAQTPNSLQWNATGTGYTQLSIDFNTVPKDRASRVTTTSYGAFGQASWTPPVLDDRAHVTVGGRITRDAKKGSLDVVNGALPSYVDANKNTVVGAIPLDESWSHFDPLVSVAYELTPEINLYGRWSTGYKAGGANSRSLTYRAFDPEKVKMFEVGTKTEFWDHRVRLNVAAFTGDIKDAQVDFNVIIVGNNRGTLETTNAASGKTKGLELDFALLPMEGLTLSGAYAYTDVKLSKAFNPFTNAQSTIYPLYSPRNAGSVAVDYVHPALGATFKAHLDANFADSQFTSTTDPTRSDKSFTVNGRLALADIRLGDGAPDLQLSVWSRNLTNESYAFLRNTNAALGRYAIYNEPRTFGVEANVKF; this is encoded by the coding sequence ATGAAGCGGAACTTCGAGATGGCGGCGCGGCGCGCCGGCCTGTTGACGGGCGTGGCGGCCTTGGCCCTCTGCGGCGCGGCCCGCGCCGCGGACGCTCCGCCGCCGGCCGCTCCCGCCGCCGCCGCCGCCGCCGAAGGCGCGGTGGGCCTGGAGCAGGTCGTCGTCACCGCCCAGAAGCGCAAGACGGATCTTCAGGACACCCCGATCGCCATCTCGGCCATGGACAGCGAAGCCCTGAAGGCCCGCCACGTGCAGTCGATCGAGGACCTGGGCGACGGCGCGATCCCGTCGCTGCGAGTGGCCCCGTTCTTCGCCCGCAAGTCGGCCCTGACGATCGGCATGCGCGGCATCGGCGCCCTGGGCGACGCCAACCAGCCGGCCCGCGACCAGGCTGTCGGCGTCTATGTCAACGGCGTCTATCTGGGCCGGGCCCAGGGCCTGGGCTCGGCGCTCTACGACGTCGAGCGCATCGAGGTGTTGAAGGGGCCGCAGGGCACGCTGTTTGGCCGCAACACCGAGGGGGGCGCGGTCAGCATCGTCACCAAGGCGCCGACGGGTGTCTTCGGCATGAACACCACGGTCGGCTACGGCGACTACAACGCCTACAAGGCCGAGACCCATCTGGATCTGCCGGCGTTCCATGGCGTCAGCGTCAAGATCGACGCCCTGCTCAGCAAGCGTGGCGGCACGACCACCAACCCGACCACTTCGGGCCAGCCGGACTTCAACAGCTACGACAAGCGCGGCGTGAACCTGGAAGCGGCGTGGAAGCCCAGCGACCACTTCAACGCCGACTACGCCTTCGACGTCTCGTACGACGGCTCGACGCCCTACTATGTGCAGCTGGAGAAGAAGGGTTCGCTGGCGCTGGCGCCCTTGACGCCGCTCCAGCCCGACCGCGCCAAGCGCGCCAATGTCGGCGTGCCGCTGCAGATGAGCGAGGGCGACACGCGCGGCCATCGCCTGAACCTGACCTGGACCCTGGCCGACGATCTGGAGCTGAAGTCCATCAGCTCGTACCGCAAGCTGACCCAGACCCAGTTCGACAACGGCGCCGTGGCCCTGTCCGTGTTCGCGCCGAACGGGCCGTTCGCCCGCTACAGCGTGGCCCGCGTCTGGCAGGACCAGGACAGCCAGGAACTGCAACTGGTCGGCAAGACCGAGCGCCTCGACTACGTGGCCGGCGTCTTCTATTTCCGCGAGAAGGTCAGCGACAACGCCCAGACCCCCAACTCGCTGCAATGGAACGCCACGGGCACGGGCTACACCCAGCTTTCGATCGACTTCAACACCGTTCCGAAGGATCGCGCCAGCCGGGTGACCACGACCAGCTACGGCGCCTTCGGCCAGGCGTCCTGGACGCCGCCGGTTCTGGACGACAGGGCCCATGTCACAGTCGGCGGCCGCATCACCCGCGACGCCAAGAAGGGCTCGCTGGACGTGGTCAACGGCGCCTTGCCCAGCTACGTCGACGCCAACAAGAACACGGTCGTCGGCGCGATCCCCTTGGACGAGTCCTGGAGCCACTTCGACCCGCTGGTCAGCGTCGCCTACGAACTGACGCCGGAGATCAACCTCTATGGCCGCTGGAGCACGGGCTACAAGGCCGGCGGCGCCAACTCGCGTTCGCTGACCTATCGCGCCTTCGATCCCGAGAAGGTCAAGATGTTCGAGGTCGGGACCAAGACCGAGTTCTGGGACCACCGCGTACGCCTGAACGTCGCGGCGTTCACCGGCGACATCAAGGACGCCCAGGTCGACTTCAACGTCATCATCGTGGGCAACAACCGCGGCACCCTGGAAACCACCAACGCCGCCTCGGGCAAGACCAAGGGCTTGGAGCTCGACTTCGCCCTGCTCCCGATGGAGGGCCTGACCCTGTCGGGCGCCTACGCCTACACCGACGTCAAGCTGTCGAAGGCCTTCAACCCGTTCACCAACGCCCAGTCGACCATCTATCCGCTGTACAGCCCCAGGAACGCCGGCAGCGTCGCGGTCGACTATGTCCACCCGGCCCTGGGCGCGACGTTCAAGGCGCACCTGGACGCCAACTTCGCCGACAGCCAGTTCACCAGCACCACCGACCCGACGCGGAGCGACAAGTCGTTCACGGTGAACGGCCGCCTGGCCCTGGCCGACATCAGGCTGGGTGACGGGGCGCCGGATCTGCAGCTGTCGGTCTGGTCGCGCAACCTGACCAATGAGTCCTACGCCTTCCTGCGCAACACCAACGCCGCCCTGGGCAGGTACGCGATCTACAACGAGCCGCGCACCTTCGGCGTCGAAGCCAACGTGAAATTCTAG
- a CDS encoding GcrA family cell cycle regulator, which produces MSWTDERVTTLKKLWLDGLSASQIAKQLGGVTRNAVIGKVHRLGLSGRAAPSQPARPAFKAPRPARPAATAMPSAPRRVIAAEPAPLPAVAQQPSVPAFRAEEPGSATVLTLGAHMCKWPIGDPSTDGFTFCGRRSSDGPYCNEHARVAYQPQQTKKKSGPTELARSLRRYI; this is translated from the coding sequence ATGAGCTGGACTGACGAACGGGTCACCACCTTGAAGAAGCTCTGGCTGGACGGCCTGTCCGCCAGTCAGATCGCCAAACAGCTGGGCGGCGTCACGCGCAACGCCGTGATCGGCAAGGTGCACCGCCTGGGCCTGTCGGGCCGCGCCGCGCCGTCGCAACCGGCGCGCCCGGCCTTCAAGGCCCCGCGTCCGGCGCGCCCGGCCGCCACGGCGATGCCCTCGGCGCCGCGCCGGGTGATCGCCGCCGAGCCGGCGCCGCTGCCGGCCGTGGCCCAGCAGCCGTCGGTCCCGGCCTTCCGCGCCGAGGAGCCGGGCTCGGCCACCGTGCTGACCCTGGGCGCCCACATGTGCAAGTGGCCGATCGGCGACCCGTCGACCGACGGCTTCACCTTCTGCGGCCGACGCTCGTCGGACGGCCCGTACTGCAACGAGCACGCCCGGGTCGCCTACCAGCCCCAGCAGACCAAGAAGAAGTCGGGCCCGACCGAACTGGCCCGCTCGCTGCGCCGCTACATCTAG
- a CDS encoding LysM peptidoglycan-binding domain-containing protein has protein sequence MPLPPKTPFEKWKDTIDTSGKNPAWHSYDAVIKSTVDKYNTHLKSAPGFTALDWKLVKAMVWTETGAPSDSWATQPMQIGDVSDPGLAALLGGKEGGDLIMPSDIASSLTFQNVRTDPVKNIQAGVGYLLMKAANYDYVNVEDLTDPVHDYKVVPGDSLDRIARQNGSTLGELYWLNPGLHTLKIGQTVKIRKAKMMKTITGFKSLDNTTVARLYNSGDKRYAEKLAYCLGKIK, from the coding sequence ATGCCGTTGCCCCCGAAGACCCCCTTCGAGAAGTGGAAGGACACGATTGACACATCGGGCAAGAATCCAGCTTGGCACAGCTACGACGCAGTCATCAAAAGCACGGTCGATAAGTACAACACGCACCTGAAATCAGCCCCGGGCTTCACGGCTCTGGACTGGAAACTGGTCAAGGCGATGGTGTGGACCGAGACTGGCGCCCCCTCTGATTCCTGGGCGACCCAGCCCATGCAGATCGGCGACGTGAGCGACCCAGGCCTTGCAGCCCTGCTGGGCGGCAAGGAGGGCGGCGATTTGATCATGCCTAGCGACATCGCCAGCAGCTTGACGTTCCAGAACGTCCGCACCGACCCCGTGAAGAACATCCAGGCGGGCGTCGGCTATTTGCTAATGAAGGCCGCCAACTACGATTACGTCAATGTCGAGGATCTCACAGACCCGGTCCATGACTACAAGGTCGTTCCCGGCGACAGCCTCGATCGCATCGCCAGGCAGAACGGCTCGACGCTCGGCGAGTTGTATTGGCTGAATCCGGGCCTCCACACCCTGAAGATCGGCCAGACCGTCAAGATTCGAAAAGCCAAGATGATGAAGACAATCACCGGCTTCAAGTCGCTCGATAATACCACGGTAGCCAGGCTCTACAACTCTGGCGACAAGCGTTACGCCGAAAAGCTTGCCTATTGTCTGGGGAAGATCAAATGA